CAGATAGACGTTATAGAGGCGGCAATACTTGAAAATATCGCGGCGCCTTCTGACCAGCAGAATCCGCAATTAATCAAGAGCCTCCATGCAAAGCTGAATACCCTCCGGCAGGCAAGGATTGCCATACTGGAGGAGCTTAAAAAGCGTTCTAAAAAATATGCATATTTTGTCAGTCCTCAGTTTCCTCTCCCCTCTTCAATACAAAAGCATCTCCATCATCGTGAAGCATTGGTCTCGATCTATACTACAGATAATCGAACCTATATATGGGCAATTCCCCAGACAGGCCATGTACGGTATGCTTCTGTGCCAGTATCTCAAAAGGGACTTGAGAAGATTGTTGCTTCGCTGAGGGAATCCCTTGACTCGAATCCTCTCACACTAAAAGATATTCCATTATTCAACACTGACTCTGCATATGAATTATATCGTACACTTCTTCTCCCGGTAAAGGATGGGTGGAAAGATGCCCAAAATGTGCTCTTTATTGTAAATGAACCGCTTAGCCGGATACCCCTTGCTGTCATCACCACAGAGCCTTTTAAATCCACAGAACAGGAAAAAATTCCCTTCGAACAATACAAAAAAACCCCCTGGTTCATTCGCCATGCATCGATAACCATGGCGCCCTCTGCATCCTCATTCATCGCCCTTCGCATTTTGCCCATGGGTAAACCACACAAGAAGATGTTTGTCGGATTTGGCGACCCCATTTTTAGCCTTGATCAGTTTGCAATGTCTGAGAAAGAAAGCAGTGCAGTACAAGTACGGAGCGTACGCCTCACAAACAGGGGTGGGCTTGATAACGCTGCGATCAACTCAAGCCGGCTCGAAAACCTTCAGCGCCTTCCTGATACCGCTGAAGAGCTCAAAGCTATTGCCGCAATATTAAAAGCCGATGCTCTCCATGATGTCTTTTTAGGTAAAAATGCATCGAGAAGCACGGTGAAGACAATGGACCTTTCTGACCGCCAGATTGTTGCATTTGCCACCCATGCACTTGTCCCCGGCGAGCTGGATGGACTGGACCAGCCGGCCCTTGCCCTCTCATCTCCTGCCGTTACCGGAAAGAAAGAGGATGGCTTACTTACTATGGGCGACATTATGAAGCTTAAGCTAAATGCTGATTGGATCGTTCTATCTGCCTGTAACACAGGCGCCGCAGAAGGTTCCGGCGCCGAGGCTCTCTCCGGGCTTGGAAAGGCATTCTTTTATGCAGGAACGCGGGCTGTCCTTGCAACAATGTATCCTGTTGAAACAACATCGGCGAAGAAACTCACCATAGATCTCTTCCGTAATCGGATTAACCACAAAGAACATACCCGTGCACAGGCACTCCAGAAGGCGATGCTTGACCTCATTAATGACCCTGGATATATCGACCCTGGCTCCAAAAAAATTGGAGCAAGTTATGCCCATCCGCTATTCTGGGCGCCTTTTGTCCTGTACGGCGAAGGGGGAGATTGATGGATTATCAACTTTATGCTGTTACAGATAATAATCCGACCTTGTCTTATTTTTCTTCACATTTGTATTTTCACCTGACATTTTCCCCTGATTGTGCAGATTCCTTTGTTTTCTTTTGTGGCGTATGCTACTTTTTGTGAGCGTTACAGATAACTTTTCCGATTTTTATCCTTCAGGACTTAACGGAGCAGCAACAAATGGATGGAGAAAATATTTATAAAAAACTGCTCAGTGCTATATCTCTTTTTTTAGCTAAGATAAGACTTTTCCCCCACTATTTAGACTGGCGGTGGTGGGAGAGGGAGCAAAAACTATCTTTTCTTATCAATATATGTATCGGATTTGCCTTGGGAATCGCTTTCTTTTTTATGACTCACTTACAGTACATGGAAAATGTCTTCAATTCCACAGTAGACAAACTTATAAAGAAGGAAGCCGCTGCATTTTTAAAAACATCCGAAAAATGCTTTAAGCAACCGTCTCAATATAAAGAATGCAAAAATATACGTAACAAGATATCAAACCATATAGTATTCATCGATATCGACAGCGATACATATAGTAGATGGGGAGAGCCCTTATTCATCCCAAGAAAACAAATAGCAAAATTCTTAAGATTAGCAGACAAGAATAGAGCTAAGGTTGTGTACCTTGATACCATATTTGACTACCCTTCGAATTATCCGGAGGAAGACGCTGAACTAAGAAAATGCTTAGAGAACATAACAAAAAGAAAATCAGAACTCAAAATTATATTCCCGACAATTAAAGGCATCATCAATAATAAAATTAAAAAAAATATTTTTGATGATGTGATAAACAAAAATCCTAATTTTTATCGGGGGTTTCCATATGCATCTTTTTCAAAATCCGACAGGGTTGTTCGCTATATACGCTATTATGATATAGCGAAGGGCACTGATGGTGAGAATACTGTTTTATGGGGAGTGCCCGTTTTATCTGTTGCCCTGTTTACCAACGATTTCCCCAGATTAAAGGCATTAGAATCAAAAATTCTCGACGACTTTAAGTATGAGAGGACAAAAAAACATATTGTTGGATTATCAAATAATGGTCTTATAGAAATAGGAAACAATGAGCTTTTTTCAAACAGGATACGATTTGCTTTTTTACCGCCAGGTACATTAAATAGTGAAGGGAATCTGTTCGCTGAAAGGATCCTGCCGGATGAAGTTGAGGCATTGCAGCAGGACTTAAATGACAAAATAGTCATCATCGGTACATCAAGTCCGGATAAAGAGGGTTGGTATCGAACACCTGTTGGAGATATGGCGGGAATATATATTATCGGAAATGCAATGAATGTCTTACTGGGGAATTGGCAGGTTCGTGATGCACCGTTATGGGTTGGCTTTTTAATCAATTTATTGGTTGTCATATTTGCATGCTATATGTTCGTGCATTTTCCTCCATCGACTGCCAGAATAATTACCGTACTTTTTGCTTCTATACTATTGACACCGATAACATACTATTTTTATGTGGAATACGGGATTTTTATAAATACAATTTTTCTTTTTATGAATTTGGTTATTCCTGTTATGGCTATGGGATGGTACAGGATTCAGAAAACTATAAAGAAAATTGTTCCAAACACAATATTAAGGTTCTTATCTCGATATTAATGCAATATAAAATGGAATGTCTCGTTTATTATTATTTTCTGTAATGATTGTAATATCGCTTTTCCAATTCTCGAATTATATCCCCCTGATCTTTTGTAAATTGTGAGGTGTTTTCTTTTAATAATTGATGACTCAACCAATACAGGTCTATTTTATCGGGGTTCGCATCACTGATAAGCTGAAAATACACCGCTTTCCTGATCAAGCTGTCAGGTATAGCAATATTCTCATTATCAATAACCATTAATCCTTTGAGGACTTCCTCTTGAGTAGCTTCATCCATCAAAACAATATCGAGCCTTCGTTTTACGGTATCCTTATTTATGTAGACTGTGTAGCTTTCAAGTGGCTCAACCCCTATCTCTGATGGAACAAGGGATATCGCCTCCTTGCTTTTAATCGGTTTTTCATAGACCTTTTGGCCTTTTGTGTTGATAATTGCAATTGATTTGACGTCTTCATTTGCGCCGGAGATTATTATCGGGTAATTCCGCATTAAAGTTGCCTGTAATGGAAATTGTTCTTTTTGTTTCCGACCTCTTGTTACCAGCGGAACTGCCACATGTTCTACGGGTTTGACAAAATCGTTAATATATTGTTTCAAACCAGCCGTATATGTACTGGCTTTAAATTTCTCAGTCTGGCTTGACACAATCTCCATTGATGTTTCACTCCTGGGTACTCCGTTCGCATATGGCGCCCATTTTATCTTCAACATGTTTACTGATGGTTTTTTATTTATAATATCGCCAATGTATAACTGCTTCCTATCACCACACAGATATGTCTTGCCTGTATGAGTAAGCTGACAATCTTTCTCGTATCCACTAAGTATAATGCCTACATGGTTTTGGGCATAGATTGTTCCCATTGGGAAGAATATGATACAGCCAAAGATAAAAATGATAAATTTTTTCATTTTAACTTCTCCAATTATTATATATTCTAATCATAGATGATATTATTAAAACGTTTTGTTTTCAACTATATTCAGAGATAAACGGTTACATTTAAAAGTAAAAGTTTGGTATGCCTCATCCTGCTTACTTTATGGGTCACTGCATCCATTTGCATTGCATCTGATTCACCGGTGGGCGTTGTGATAATATATGGAAAGGGTGGATCCCCCAGTCATTTGTCTCTAATGTGTCTTACAGGGAAACTCAGAGGTAATGGTTTCAATATAATAGCCCCGGAAATGCCCTATTCTAAAAGTCGGGCCCCTTGAGGGGGACATAGTTCAGTTGATTCCGTTGACATCCTTTTTTAATCGGGTAGAATTTATCCATGCCACGAGGGCCGGGATTCGACATGGAATGAGCACTCCGTCATGTCATGGTAAGGGGAAAAACAGGACAGGCTGCTTTTCGGGTCGGCAAAACATCCATCTCGTGAGTTTAATATTCATTATTTACAACCTGGGACCGCCACTTCAAGACATTTGCGTTCACATTGGACGCAACTTCTTAAATCGTCTCAAATCCATTACAGAAGCCATTTTGCACGAATTAACTTTTAACGGCAAAGACTATGGGGTCAAATCTTTATTCTTGACAGTGCCCTTTTATCGATATCGTCGCCTTACCGGGAGAGGTGGTGCTGCGCCTCCGGTTTTGGCAGCGGCTCCATGTGACGGCTGGGTGGGGCGTGTCTTGGGCCGGGTGCCCGCATCCGTGCGTGCACCGGTCTGCGTCGCTTTCGGCTGTGTCCGGTGGCGCTGCGGCTCGCGTGGTTGGCGTGCAAATTCGGCATCGCGTGACGGCGCTGATTTCTTATAATCAAAATCCTTCAGTATGCGGCGTTCGATTTTTTCGCCGAGCACACGCTCAATACTCTTGACCAGAGGCTCGTCCTCACGGCTGACGAAAGTGAAGGCGTCGCCGGTCTTTGCAACGCGGCCAGTACGGCCGATGCGGTGCGTATAAGCATCCGTTGTATCCGGGATGTCATAGTTGATTACATGGGATATGCTCAAGACATCAATGCCACGGGCCGCGATATCGGTGGCCACCAAAATCTGGTACGAGCCGTTGCGGAAGCCGTCAAGCGCGTCCTGGCGTTTGTTCTGCGACAGGTTCCCCTGGAGTGAGGCAGCCTTATACCCTGCCTTCACAAGCTCTTGTCCGATGCGTTTGGCCCGGTGCTTGGTGCGTGTAAAAATAAGGATGGATTCCGTATCAGTTTGCTTCAGTATCTCCATGAGGAGTCCGGTTTTCAGATGCTGCTCGACCGGGTAAAGGGCATGGGACACGGTGTTTGCCGGGCCTGTATGACCGACCTTCACTGTGACCGGATCATGCAGCACTTCGTCCGTCAGTTTTCGGATATTATCGGCCATGGTGGCAGAGAACATCAGCGTCTGGCGCTTTAAGGGCAATTGTTTGACGATACGCCGGATATCGGGCAGGAAGCCCATGTCGAACATACGATCCGCCTCATCAAGAACAAGGACCTCCAAGCCGGCAAGGTTGATCGTCCT
The sequence above is drawn from the Pseudomonadota bacterium genome and encodes:
- a CDS encoding CHASE2 domain-containing protein encodes the protein MDGENIYKKLLSAISLFLAKIRLFPHYLDWRWWEREQKLSFLINICIGFALGIAFFFMTHLQYMENVFNSTVDKLIKKEAAAFLKTSEKCFKQPSQYKECKNIRNKISNHIVFIDIDSDTYSRWGEPLFIPRKQIAKFLRLADKNRAKVVYLDTIFDYPSNYPEEDAELRKCLENITKRKSELKIIFPTIKGIINNKIKKNIFDDVINKNPNFYRGFPYASFSKSDRVVRYIRYYDIAKGTDGENTVLWGVPVLSVALFTNDFPRLKALESKILDDFKYERTKKHIVGLSNNGLIEIGNNELFSNRIRFAFLPPGTLNSEGNLFAERILPDEVEALQQDLNDKIVIIGTSSPDKEGWYRTPVGDMAGIYIIGNAMNVLLGNWQVRDAPLWVGFLINLLVVIFACYMFVHFPPSTARIITVLFASILLTPITYYFYVEYGIFINTIFLFMNLVIPVMAMGWYRIQKTIKKIVPNTILRFLSRY
- a CDS encoding DEAD/DEAH box helicase; this translates as MSFSSFKLHPQITAGVKALGYEIPTPIQVQAIPPVLAGKDVMGLAQTGTGKTAAFVLPILDRLLRGPRGKVRTLIIAPTRELAEQIHVSIGELGRNTHLRSCTIYGGVGVNPQIQKLRAGVDIVVACPGRLLDHLNQRTINLAGLEVLVLDEADRMFDMGFLPDIRRIVKQLPLKRQTLMFSATMADNIRKLTDEVLHDPVTVKVGHTGPANTVSHALYPVEQHLKTGLLMEILKQTDTESILIFTRTKHRAKRIGQELVKAGYKAASLQGNLSQNKRQDALDGFRNGSYQILVATDIAARGIDVLSISHVINYDIPDTTDAYTHRIGRTGRVAKTGDAFTFVSREDEPLVKSIERVLGEKIERRILKDFDYKKSAPSRDAEFARQPREPQRHRTQPKATQTGARTDAGTRPKTRPTQPSHGAAAKTGGAAPPLPVRRRYR